A genomic window from Methanobrevibacter sp. TLL-48-HuF1 includes:
- a CDS encoding MBL fold metallo-hydrolase has product MNSEDIIWIPGYNLDSNCYLIDDMLVDTGAGDNKEYLFSKLKEHGVNPEDIKLIVNTHCHFDHVNGNCFFPNAKIAIHKIDAIALREEDNPDTVASHFGSKINCHKVDIELEEGDKIKDFEVIHTPGHSKGAICLWDGENLISGDTVFGQGGVGRTDIGGSWADLKESVEKLKKLDVKTIYPGHGMIDNNGKKSIEMSYSHF; this is encoded by the coding sequence ATGAATTCTGAAGATATTATATGGATTCCAGGTTATAATTTAGATTCTAATTGTTATCTGATTGATGATATGTTAGTTGACACTGGAGCTGGAGATAATAAAGAATACCTTTTTTCTAAACTTAAAGAACATGGTGTCAATCCTGAAGATATTAAATTAATTGTTAACACCCATTGTCATTTTGATCATGTTAATGGTAATTGTTTTTTCCCTAATGCTAAAATAGCTATTCATAAAATTGATGCAATAGCTTTAAGGGAAGAAGATAATCCTGATACTGTAGCTAGCCATTTCGGATCCAAAATTAACTGTCATAAAGTGGATATTGAATTGGAAGAGGGAGATAAAATAAAAGATTTTGAAGTGATTCATACTCCCGGCCATTCTAAAGGAGCTATCTGTTTATGGGATGGTGAAAATCTGATTAGTGGAGATACAGTATTTGGTCAGGGTGGCGTTGGCAGAACTGATATTGGCGGCAGCTGGGCTGATTTAAAAGAATCTGTAGAAAAACTGAAAAAATTAGATGTTAAAACAATCTATCCCGGACATGGGATGATTGACAATAATGGGAAAAAGAGTATTGAAATGTCTTATTCTCATTTTTAA
- a CDS encoding TrkA family potassium uptake protein: MYIIIMGGGRVGLNLANLLIEDGHDITLIESDESLCSEVAAELDALVICGNGTSSKLLEETNIEDADFFIATTGNDEANLLSCILVKKYNVPTIIARVSNPDHEEAFMEVGIDNVISPEVTAAGLLEKLVTRPNVADLITLGEGDAEIFDMTITNNKVVGKKIGEISPTKDYIIIATYQKGKLVIPQTDSVISRGEKVTVLVKRGAFKKAAKKLEK; encoded by the coding sequence ATGTATATTATAATAATGGGTGGAGGTCGTGTAGGCCTTAACCTTGCAAATTTATTAATAGAAGACGGACATGACATTACTTTAATTGAAAGTGACGAATCATTATGTTCAGAAGTAGCTGCAGAACTTGATGCACTTGTAATTTGTGGAAACGGAACTAGTTCAAAACTATTGGAAGAAACCAATATTGAAGATGCTGACTTTTTCATAGCTACAACCGGAAATGATGAAGCAAACTTATTATCCTGTATTTTAGTTAAAAAATATAATGTTCCGACAATTATTGCCAGAGTAAGTAATCCTGATCATGAAGAGGCATTTATGGAAGTTGGAATAGACAATGTAATCAGCCCTGAAGTTACAGCTGCAGGACTTTTAGAAAAACTTGTAACAAGACCTAATGTTGCAGACCTAATCACCCTTGGTGAAGGAGATGCTGAAATCTTCGATATGACAATAACCAACAATAAGGTTGTTGGGAAAAAAATAGGAGAAATATCACCAACAAAAGATTATATAATAATAGCTACATACCAAAAAGGCAAATTAGTGATACCTCAAACAGACAGTGTTATAAGCCGTGGAGAAAAAGTCACTGTTCTTGTAAAAAGAGGGGCATTTAAAAAAGCAGCTAAAAAATTAGAAAAATAA
- a CDS encoding TrkH family potassium uptake protein, with protein sequence MMKYITKTDLYIVSRYSGVVMICVGLMCLFPLLIDLIYFEFNYACFIIPGVFSVILGYICMKALDKYSNSKMRLKHGMMISSIAWMWASVIGGVVISLATGTDFLNGIFESTSALTGTGITMFDNVEILPHSILYFRAFEQWVGGLGVVVMMIGILTRPGTASAKLYQSEAREERLKPSVKTTLKKTIEIYLIYTIIGIILYLLAGMPAFDSVCTTFCMIATGGMSIKNANIGYYHNDLIYLISIMLMVLGATSFLAHYKIIKTKGRSLIQDLQFKTLICIITFVTIILYLASHIIPIDILFTVTSAITTTGANVQLASTMAGWPSFVLLSLMILMLIGGSSGSTVGAIKLFRIITYVKTIYRHIKEILSPDGRIIPIKISGRRISEKEIGKTGNFITLYLIIIAITWLIFCFYGYPPFDSLFSIISLQGNNGLDVGVLNNTLHPVLKAVSILDMWVGRLEIYPILVLFRGIFEIFKK encoded by the coding sequence ATGATGAAATATATAACTAAAACAGATTTATACATAGTTAGCCGATATTCAGGAGTAGTAATGATTTGTGTGGGATTAATGTGCTTGTTTCCATTATTAATCGATTTAATCTATTTTGAATTTAACTATGCCTGTTTTATTATTCCGGGAGTTTTTTCAGTTATTTTAGGATACATATGTATGAAAGCTCTTGATAAATACTCCAACAGCAAAATGAGATTAAAACACGGGATGATGATTTCATCAATTGCCTGGATGTGGGCAAGTGTCATCGGCGGTGTTGTAATTTCACTTGCAACAGGGACTGATTTTTTAAATGGTATCTTTGAAAGTACTTCAGCATTAACCGGTACTGGAATCACAATGTTTGATAATGTTGAAATATTGCCTCACAGCATATTATATTTTAGAGCATTTGAACAATGGGTTGGAGGATTAGGAGTAGTGGTGATGATGATTGGTATTTTAACAAGACCCGGTACAGCATCTGCTAAATTATACCAATCTGAAGCTCGTGAAGAACGCTTAAAACCAAGTGTCAAAACCACACTTAAAAAAACTATTGAAATCTATTTAATTTATACAATAATTGGAATAATATTATATCTTTTAGCTGGAATGCCTGCTTTTGATTCTGTCTGTACTACATTCTGTATGATTGCAACCGGAGGAATGAGTATTAAAAATGCAAATATTGGATATTATCACAATGATCTGATTTATCTAATTTCAATTATGCTGATGGTTTTAGGAGCTACAAGCTTTTTAGCACATTATAAAATCATTAAAACAAAAGGAAGGTCATTAATCCAAGATTTACAATTTAAAACATTAATCTGCATAATCACTTTTGTTACAATAATTCTTTATCTGGCATCACATATTATACCGATTGACATTTTATTTACAGTTACCTCAGCAATTACCACAACAGGAGCTAATGTCCAACTGGCTTCCACTATGGCAGGATGGCCGTCATTTGTATTACTTAGTTTAATGATTTTAATGTTAATTGGAGGTTCCAGCGGATCTACTGTAGGTGCAATTAAACTTTTCAGAATAATAACTTATGTCAAAACCATTTACAGACACATAAAAGAAATTCTTTCACCAGACGGCAGAATAATCCCTATTAAAATATCCGGAAGAAGAATATCTGAAAAGGAAATAGGAAAAACTGGAAACTTTATAACATTATATTTAATTATTATTGCAATAACCTGGCTCATATTTTGTTTTTACGGATATCCTCCATTTGACAGCTTATTTAGTATAATATCTCTTCAAGGAAACAACGGATTGGATGTTGGAGTATTGAACAATACTCTCCACCCTGTTTTAAAAGCAGTGTCTATTTTAGATATGTGGGTAGGAAGATTGGAAATTTACCCAATATTAGTCTTATTTAGAGGTATTTTTGAAATATTTAAAAAATGA
- a CDS encoding UPF0104 family protein: MKHKSLIFLFISFLILGIMLWFVGIGDILGALKIANLWFIALAVLIQVVTYYLYTLRWQIINKMDGIEISIKELFPIVMVGLAANNITPAGRGGGEPVRAYILSRDKGYPMEETFATVVADKALDTFPFVFLAILTIIGITFYFKLDLWILILMVVAVIAIVACLILLIYMSVNPKFGKKVDNWIIGLIRRFYKKNSMELEQKVHTVINGFQDTMKLVISDKRILHHALPLSFVIWVFEILRVYIVFLAFGAHVSPVIIGEVFIMASLIGMIPLLPGGLGAVDGVMILFYSTAGITPSLSAAATVIERLISFWLATVIGMLILPHYGSSVLDKISFNSNSDDKSDDELLE, encoded by the coding sequence ATGAAACATAAATCATTAATATTTCTATTTATCAGTTTTCTTATTTTGGGCATTATGCTTTGGTTTGTAGGGATAGGTGATATATTAGGTGCTTTAAAAATAGCTAATTTATGGTTTATCGCATTAGCTGTTTTAATTCAGGTTGTTACTTATTATTTATACACTTTGCGTTGGCAAATCATTAACAAGATGGACGGTATTGAAATATCCATCAAGGAATTATTTCCTATTGTTATGGTTGGTTTAGCTGCAAATAACATTACTCCTGCTGGAAGGGGTGGTGGAGAACCTGTAAGGGCATATATATTGTCTAGAGATAAAGGTTATCCAATGGAAGAAACATTTGCAACTGTAGTAGCTGATAAAGCTTTAGATACTTTTCCATTTGTTTTCTTGGCTATTTTGACAATTATTGGAATAACTTTCTACTTTAAGCTGGATTTATGGATTTTAATATTGATGGTTGTTGCAGTAATAGCTATTGTAGCATGTTTAATTTTACTTATATATATGTCTGTAAATCCAAAATTCGGTAAAAAAGTTGATAATTGGATTATTGGATTAATTAGAAGATTTTATAAGAAAAATTCAATGGAATTGGAACAAAAAGTACATACTGTAATTAATGGATTTCAGGATACCATGAAACTTGTAATTTCTGATAAAAGGATTTTACATCATGCTCTGCCTTTATCTTTTGTCATATGGGTATTTGAGATTTTAAGAGTTTATATTGTGTTTTTAGCCTTTGGAGCTCATGTAAGTCCGGTTATCATTGGTGAAGTATTTATTATGGCATCTTTAATTGGTATGATTCCACTTTTGCCTGGTGGACTTGGTGCTGTAGATGGGGTAATGATTTTATTTTACTCAACGGCAGGAATAACTCCGTCATTAAGTGCAGCTGCTACTGTAATTGAAAGATTAATTTCATTCTGGTTAGCTACTGTAATAGGAATGCTGATTTTACCTCATTATGGTTCTTCAGTTCTTGATAAAATTTCATTTAATTCAAACTCTGATGATAAATCTGATGATGAACTGCTGGAATGA
- the fhcD gene encoding formylmethanofuran--tetrahydromethanopterin N-formyltransferase translates to MEINGVEIKDNYAEGFGIKVTRILVTAATKRLAKIAATEATGYGTSVIGCPAEAGIDCYVPPTETPDGRPGYVIMLCQGSKKQLDHELLERIGMCILTAPTTAAFNVLDDADEELKTGFKLKFFGDGFEDELEIDGRKMHSIPIMSGDFLVESTFGFKAGVAGGNFFILAENQMAGVMAAEAAVDAISAVEGVITPFPGGMVASGSKVGCNNYKFLNASTNEKMCVTLKDKVDSDIREDADGVFEIVIDGIDEESVRAAMKAGIEAACNVPGVLEIDAGNFGGNLGAYKINLQDLF, encoded by the coding sequence ATGGAAATTAATGGCGTAGAAATTAAAGATAATTATGCAGAAGGTTTTGGAATTAAAGTAACTAGAATTTTAGTTACAGCAGCTACTAAAAGATTAGCTAAAATTGCAGCTACTGAAGCTACTGGATACGGAACTTCTGTTATTGGATGTCCTGCAGAAGCAGGTATTGACTGTTACGTACCACCAACTGAAACTCCTGACGGAAGGCCAGGTTATGTTATCATGCTCTGTCAAGGATCTAAAAAACAGTTAGACCATGAACTTCTTGAAAGAATTGGTATGTGTATTTTAACTGCACCTACTACTGCAGCATTCAATGTTCTTGATGACGCTGATGAAGAACTTAAAACCGGTTTTAAATTAAAATTCTTCGGTGACGGATTTGAAGATGAATTAGAAATTGACGGTAGAAAAATGCATTCTATCCCAATTATGTCTGGTGATTTCTTAGTGGAATCTACTTTTGGTTTCAAAGCTGGTGTAGCTGGTGGAAACTTCTTTATCTTAGCTGAAAATCAAATGGCTGGAGTAATGGCTGCTGAAGCTGCTGTTGATGCTATTTCAGCTGTTGAAGGTGTAATCACTCCTTTCCCTGGAGGTATGGTTGCTTCCGGTTCTAAAGTAGGTTGTAACAATTACAAATTCTTAAATGCATCTACCAACGAAAAAATGTGTGTAACTTTAAAAGACAAAGTTGACTCTGACATTAGGGAAGATGCTGATGGAGTATTTGAAATTGTTATTGATGGTATTGATGAAGAATCAGTACGTGCTGCAATGAAAGCAGGTATTGAAGCAGCATGTAATGTTCCTGGAGTGTTAGAAATCGATGCAGGTAACTTCGGTGGAAACTTAGGAGCTTACAAAATCAACTTGCAAGATTTATTCTAA
- a CDS encoding NAD(P)H-hydrate dehydratase: protein MDPIDMTVTDLNCEYLGLSRLCLMESAGKSLAEEVGKIAVYTFSKPVKIIIFTGSGGNGGDGFVAARYLLNRGYDVDIYMLKDKNGIHSLEAKTNYEILENMKPRFSRLTVHNLNTIDDINNCEVANSDSFSEFIIIDGILGTGIHGKLRENIKRAIEVINSSNGLTVSVDVPSGLDPLTGQIHDVAVKPQYTVSFHKVKTGIHKAGEEKVGGIVTCDIGIPIEAEYFINYGDMIKLNKRSLKSHKGNNGKVLIVGGSKEYSGAPSIAGLAAIGAGADLVYVAAPESAALAISTHPDLIVNSLKGDYLTAEHAEEILMMVDKADAVLLGPGAGINDETGKLLNILASKIKKPLVLDADALKQVKPQIIKNRDDVILTPHIFEFKSFFGKDIKLDLDSYDFAEVDENISEFQQVVRQINGAVVVKGAIDLVIQKNKFKLNKSGNPGMTVGGTGDALAGIAVSLLSKGLNAFDAATLAIFINGLAGDEAYLEKGYGFGATDVVAHIGKVIKG, encoded by the coding sequence ATGGATCCTATAGATATGACTGTTACAGATTTAAATTGTGAATATTTAGGTTTATCAAGACTTTGTTTAATGGAATCTGCCGGAAAATCTCTTGCAGAAGAAGTAGGTAAAATAGCTGTTTATACATTCTCAAAACCTGTTAAAATAATTATTTTTACAGGCTCTGGAGGAAACGGTGGAGACGGTTTTGTAGCGGCAAGATATCTTTTAAACAGAGGATATGACGTTGATATTTACATGTTAAAAGATAAAAACGGAATTCATTCACTTGAAGCTAAAACTAACTATGAAATACTTGAAAACATGAAACCAAGATTTTCCCGTTTGACAGTTCATAATCTAAACACAATTGATGATATAAATAACTGTGAAGTAGCTAATAGCGACAGTTTTTCAGAATTTATTATTATAGACGGAATTTTGGGAACTGGAATTCATGGTAAATTAAGAGAAAACATAAAAAGAGCTATTGAAGTTATAAACAGTTCCAATGGATTGACAGTTAGTGTTGATGTTCCGTCTGGTCTTGATCCGTTAACCGGTCAGATACATGACGTGGCAGTTAAACCCCAATATACTGTAAGCTTTCATAAAGTAAAAACAGGAATTCACAAGGCAGGTGAAGAAAAAGTTGGGGGAATCGTAACCTGTGATATTGGAATTCCGATTGAAGCGGAATACTTTATAAATTATGGAGACATGATTAAACTTAATAAAAGATCTTTAAAATCACACAAAGGAAATAACGGTAAAGTTTTAATTGTTGGAGGCAGTAAAGAATATTCGGGTGCTCCAAGTATTGCAGGACTTGCAGCTATTGGTGCAGGAGCTGATTTGGTCTATGTTGCAGCTCCTGAATCTGCAGCTTTAGCTATTTCAACACATCCGGATTTAATTGTAAATTCATTAAAAGGAGATTACTTAACTGCAGAACATGCTGAAGAAATTTTGATGATGGTTGATAAGGCTGATGCTGTTTTATTGGGTCCTGGAGCAGGAATTAATGATGAAACAGGAAAACTGTTAAATATTTTAGCCAGTAAAATTAAAAAACCATTGGTTTTAGATGCAGATGCTCTAAAGCAGGTTAAACCTCAAATTATTAAAAATAGGGATGATGTAATTTTAACTCCTCATATTTTTGAGTTCAAATCATTTTTTGGCAAAGACATTAAATTAGATTTGGACAGTTATGATTTTGCTGAAGTTGATGAAAATATTTCAGAGTTTCAGCAGGTCGTAAGACAGATCAACGGTGCTGTTGTGGTTAAAGGTGCAATAGATTTGGTGATTCAGAAAAATAAATTTAAACTTAATAAATCCGGAAATCCCGGAATGACTGTTGGAGGAACAGGTGATGCATTGGCAGGAATAGCTGTTTCATTACTATCTAAAGGTTTAAATGCATTTGATGCAGCTACTTTAGCTATTTTCATCAATGGTCTTGCAGGAGATGAAGCATATCTGGAAAAAGGTTATGGATTTGGAGCTACAGATGTAGTTGCACATATCGGAAAGGTAATTAAGGGATAA
- the sfsA gene encoding DNA/RNA nuclease SfsA produces the protein MDYVKGIFKNRPNRFIAEVEVDGKIEIAHVPNTGRCKELLVDGAAVYLKPSDNPKRKTRFTLHFVVNKGELVSLYSQEANSIVYDAILNGKIKELQGYSYHQREKQVDDSRIDIYLANQEDDCCGMEFLVNSCYIEVKGVTLIVDGEARFPDAPTERGAKHLKELIKLKNEGNRAVVFFLIQHPAGNYFRPNWENDPKFSQTLVEAEKAGVEILVYKCNNTLEGIELVPESLNYDLD, from the coding sequence ATGGATTATGTTAAAGGTATTTTTAAAAACAGACCTAACAGATTCATAGCTGAAGTTGAAGTTGACGGAAAAATTGAAATAGCTCATGTGCCTAATACTGGAAGGTGCAAAGAGCTTTTGGTTGATGGTGCTGCAGTTTATCTTAAACCTTCCGATAATCCGAAAAGAAAAACCAGATTCACTCTTCATTTTGTTGTAAACAAAGGGGAGCTAGTGTCACTTTACTCACAGGAAGCTAATAGCATTGTCTATGATGCAATATTAAATGGCAAAATAAAAGAGCTTCAGGGTTATTCATATCACCAAAGGGAAAAACAGGTCGATGATTCAAGAATTGATATATACTTGGCTAATCAGGAAGATGATTGCTGTGGAATGGAGTTTTTAGTTAACAGCTGTTATATTGAAGTTAAAGGAGTAACTTTGATTGTTGACGGTGAGGCAAGATTTCCGGATGCACCAACTGAACGGGGAGCAAAACACTTAAAAGAATTAATTAAGCTTAAAAATGAGGGAAATCGTGCTGTAGTATTTTTCTTAATTCAGCATCCTGCAGGCAACTATTTCCGGCCAAACTGGGAAAATGATCCTAAGTTTTCCCAAACTTTAGTTGAAGCTGAAAAGGCAGGTGTTGAAATACTTGTCTATAAATGCAATAATACTCTTGAAGGAATTGAATTAGTTCCAGAATCTTTAAATTATGATTTGGATTAA
- a CDS encoding NAD-dependent protein deacylase, which translates to MNKIEKLQEIIDASDSIVFFGGAGVSTESGIPDFRSESGIFKSLEKYGDTPERLVSHSYYLEHTDKFFSYYKDCLIFPEAEPNPAHYTLARLEKEGKLKAIITQNIDGLHQKAGSKNVLELHGSVYRNYCGICKKEYDLDFILESEGIPHCTCGGIIKPDVILYEESLDMNILNKSAEYIMSADTLIVGGTSLVVYPAAGLINYFKGKNLVLINKSQTDYDNLATLVINEAIGETLAKII; encoded by the coding sequence ATGAACAAAATAGAAAAACTGCAAGAGATTATAGATGCTTCAGACAGTATTGTATTTTTTGGAGGTGCAGGAGTATCAACTGAAAGCGGAATTCCTGATTTTAGAAGTGAATCCGGAATTTTTAAAAGCCTGGAAAAATATGGTGATACACCTGAAAGATTAGTTTCACATAGCTATTACTTAGAACATACTGATAAGTTTTTTAGCTATTATAAAGACTGTTTAATTTTTCCAGAAGCAGAGCCCAATCCTGCACATTATACTCTGGCCAGATTAGAAAAGGAAGGGAAATTAAAGGCAATAATTACACAAAATATTGATGGCCTACACCAGAAAGCAGGAAGCAAAAATGTATTGGAGCTTCACGGAAGTGTTTATCGAAATTACTGTGGAATATGTAAAAAAGAATATGATCTTGACTTTATTTTAGAAAGTGAAGGCATACCACACTGTACCTGCGGAGGAATTATAAAACCTGATGTTATTTTATACGAAGAATCTCTGGACATGAATATTTTAAATAAATCAGCGGAATACATTATGTCTGCAGACACTTTAATTGTTGGGGGAACATCACTTGTAGTATATCCTGCAGCAGGACTTATAAATTATTTCAAAGGCAAAAATTTAGTTTTAATTAACAAAAGCCAGACTGATTATGATAATTTAGCTACTTTAGTAATTAATGAAGCTATCGGAGAAACATTAGCTAAAATAATATGA
- a CDS encoding DUF2193 domain-containing protein translates to MRELFEKMIDESMTAQRADIDTIKKKRGTDFKIKDAEPYVKVASKMEAMDNQAQSVFDLHINSVKTHFDTLCSLTDTVIPEDDPFVEHYQTPAILEILTEEDASFSDSLDKFIDKIASCEALIGKEVIRRYGGFYGPTCVVDFALIPGSTSNVVNQILLETDIPENHKQAILAAKSWGMNTSYGVGEAFANALEGGSTAAEAVSEEIDTLQNIYKNPIEAQGQLMDNAGHSSFDVREYMNSYKKKMRSTVIGAMEDDVHYGNILTVPAYCVGDIAHHISQSTFNMCKDDMIMGIIEATTDVIETSLRGNLDNFKSVFDVLSFATGSSACATEYILELDGFNAIMIVDLLTKRFHNFVQQFPTRGAAAELHNCDFMDMIYRGWGYLDKARKGRASESGILKPFVSGFEVNLNPVEENEVIMNPQRYAYPACAISVRFSSLMRLADYPCLLTSEPITATMMTNIMALNKEDAGSPVKGCKNCASASLIDFRHDFCQWKDAV, encoded by the coding sequence ATGAGAGAGTTATTTGAGAAAATGATTGATGAGTCAATGACTGCTCAAAGAGCTGACATTGACACAATTAAGAAAAAAAGAGGAACTGATTTTAAAATAAAAGATGCAGAACCTTATGTTAAAGTAGCATCAAAAATGGAGGCTATGGATAATCAGGCTCAAAGTGTGTTTGACTTGCATATAAATTCTGTTAAAACACATTTTGATACACTGTGCAGTCTTACAGATACGGTTATACCTGAAGATGATCCTTTTGTTGAGCATTATCAAACTCCGGCAATTCTTGAGATATTAACTGAAGAAGATGCTAGTTTTTCAGATAGCTTAGATAAATTTATAGATAAAATAGCTTCATGTGAAGCATTAATTGGAAAAGAAGTTATAAGACGTTACGGAGGTTTTTATGGCCCTACTTGTGTTGTTGATTTTGCATTGATTCCCGGAAGCACAAGTAATGTTGTTAATCAAATACTGTTAGAAACAGATATTCCTGAAAATCATAAACAGGCTATTTTAGCTGCTAAATCATGGGGTATGAATACTTCTTATGGTGTTGGAGAAGCTTTTGCCAATGCTTTGGAAGGGGGTTCAACCGCTGCTGAGGCAGTTAGTGAAGAAATAGATACATTACAAAATATATATAAAAACCCAATTGAAGCTCAAGGCCAGCTTATGGATAATGCGGGTCACTCTTCTTTTGATGTAAGAGAATATATGAATTCCTATAAGAAAAAAATGAGAAGTACAGTTATTGGGGCAATGGAAGATGATGTCCATTATGGTAATATTTTAACTGTTCCCGCATACTGTGTAGGTGATATTGCTCACCATATTTCTCAGTCAACATTCAATATGTGTAAGGATGATATGATTATGGGAATTATTGAAGCTACAACTGATGTTATTGAAACATCATTAAGGGGCAATTTAGATAATTTCAAAAGTGTTTTTGATGTATTGTCATTTGCTACTGGTTCATCAGCATGTGCAACTGAGTATATTCTTGAACTGGACGGTTTCAATGCAATTATGATTGTTGATTTGTTAACTAAACGTTTCCATAATTTTGTTCAGCAGTTCCCAACAAGAGGTGCTGCTGCAGAGCTGCACAACTGTGACTTTATGGATATGATTTACAGAGGTTGGGGATATTTGGATAAAGCTAGAAAAGGCAGAGCTTCTGAATCAGGCATATTAAAACCATTTGTTTCTGGTTTTGAAGTTAATTTAAATCCTGTTGAAGAAAATGAAGTAATCATGAACCCTCAAAGATATGCATATCCTGCATGTGCCATTTCTGTAAGGTTCTCTTCTTTAATGAGATTGGCAGATTATCCTTGTTTGCTTACCAGTGAACCAATAACTGCAACTATGATGACCAACATCATGGCTCTTAATAAAGAAGATGCAGGATCTCCAGTTAAAGGCTGTAAAAATTGTGCATCTGCTTCATTAATTGATTTCAGGCATGATTTCTGTCAGTGGAAAGATGCAGTATAA
- a CDS encoding MIP/aquaporin family protein gives MAPCGIGKKFIAELLGTFFLVFFGTGSAVITLMISESVNPNNVGIGILGGLGDWIAIALAFGLTVMVCIYLFGRISGAHLNPAVTVGLLVSKNISLADSVYYIVAQVIGACCGSLALVLCLGMPSVVVGGLGATAPGMGVSYLQTIFAEFIGTFFLVLVIMGVAVDKKATPNFAGLSIGFTVTAVIIFLGPFTGGSINPARTFAPYLMDYLVGGINLWMYFPIYLIGPIAGAIAASLVYTYLAKDNDVCEIPGPFN, from the coding sequence ATGGCTCCATGTGGTATTGGAAAAAAATTCATTGCTGAATTGCTTGGAACATTTTTCTTAGTATTTTTTGGAACAGGTTCTGCAGTTATCACATTGATGATATCAGAATCAGTTAATCCAAATAATGTAGGTATTGGAATTTTAGGCGGTTTGGGTGATTGGATAGCTATTGCACTGGCATTTGGGTTAACTGTAATGGTTTGTATCTATCTTTTTGGAAGAATTTCAGGAGCTCATTTAAATCCTGCAGTTACAGTTGGATTGCTGGTTAGTAAAAATATTTCTTTAGCAGATTCTGTGTATTATATTGTAGCTCAGGTAATCGGTGCTTGTTGTGGTAGTTTAGCATTAGTTTTATGTTTAGGAATGCCTTCAGTGGTTGTTGGTGGTTTAGGTGCAACTGCTCCGGGTATGGGTGTAAGTTATTTACAAACAATATTTGCGGAATTTATCGGAACTTTCTTTTTAGTGCTTGTAATAATGGGTGTTGCTGTTGATAAAAAAGCTACTCCTAACTTTGCAGGTTTATCTATTGGTTTTACAGTAACTGCAGTTATTATTTTTTTAGGGCCATTTACTGGAGGTTCTATAAATCCGGCACGTACATTTGCTCCTTATTTGATGGATTATTTGGTTGGTGGAATAAATCTCTGGATGTATTTCCCAATTTATTTAATAGGTCCAATTGCAGGAGCTATTGCTGCATCATTAGTATATACTTATCTGGCTAAAGATAATGATGTTTGTGAAATACCAGGACCATTTAATTAG